A single Phragmites australis chromosome 4, lpPhrAust1.1, whole genome shotgun sequence DNA region contains:
- the LOC133915428 gene encoding two pore potassium channel a-like, translated as MADNSIQQALLDDPPNVLKRKPSEGAKRFRRCRTTPSSDPSQKSDDAGSVLRAKELFKEIRPSFKLVGFLLFVYLLVGVIIFYLVMDQISGKRTNRVLDALYFCIVTMTSVGYGDLVPNSDTTKLLACAFVFTGMAIIALFVSKSADYLVEKQEVLFFKALHMNMKAGEAKMFRAIEKNRVKYKFYTVALLLVTAVVAGTVFLWKVEKLSLVDSFYCVCATITTLGYGDKSFSSKLGRVFAVFWIITSTIIMAQFFLYLAELYTERRQKMLAKWVLTRRITTMDLEAADLDGDRQVGAAEFVLYKLKELGKISQEEISSFLEEFDKLDVDQSGTLSAYDLTLAQIGR; from the exons ATGGCTGACAACAGTATCCAACAAGCATTGTTAGATGATCCTCCTAATGTGCTGAAAAGGAAGCCATCCGAAGGAGCCAAACGTTTCCGACGATGCAGGACAACTCCATCCTCAGATCCCAGCCAAAAATCCGATGATGCCGGCTCCGTGCTTCGAGCCAAGGAGTTGTTCAAGGAGATACGACCGAGCTTCAAGCTAGTAGGCTTCCTCCTCTTTGTCTACCTGCTAGTGGGCGTCATCATCTTTTACCTTGTCATGGATCAGATATCCGGCAAGAGAACTAATAGAGTGCTTGATGCCTTGTACTTCTGTATTGTCACAATGACCTCGGTTGGCTATGGAGATCTCGTCCCTAACAGTGACACAACAAAGCTTCTTGCTTGTGCTTTCGTCTTCACTGGCATGGCGATCATTGCTCTCTTTGTCAGTAAGTCTGCGGATTACCTTGTCGAGAAGCAGGAGGTGTTGTTCTTCAAAGCACTGCACATGAATATGAAGGCTGGTGAGGCCAAAATGTTCAGAGCAATCGAAAAAAACAGGGTAAAGTACAAATTCTACACGGTTGCTCTACTTCTTGTGACGGCTGTTGTTGCTGGGACTGTATTTCTGTGGAAGGTTGAGAAACTGAGCCTTGTTGATTCCTTCTACTGCGTCTGTGCCACAATCACTACCCTGGGCTATGGGGATAAAAGCTTCTCGTCCAAATTGGGGCGTGTTTTCGCGGTGTTTTGGATTATCACAAGTACTATAATCATGGCTCAGTTCTTCCTGTACCTTGCTGAGCTCTACACCGAGCGACGGCAGAAAATGCTGGCCAAATGGGTGCTCACTAGGAGGATCACAACCATGGATCTTGAGGCAGCTGATCTGGATGGTGACCGACAGGTTGG TGCTGCTGAATTTGTACTGTACAAGCTAAAAGAGCTGGGCAAGATCAGCCAAGAGGAGATATCTTCTTTCCTTGAGGAGTTTGACAAGCTCGATGTTGACCAGTCCGGGACACTCTCAGCTTACGATCTGACTCTGGCACAAATCGGTCGATGA